Proteins found in one Sorghum bicolor cultivar BTx623 chromosome 1, Sorghum_bicolor_NCBIv3, whole genome shotgun sequence genomic segment:
- the LOC8064865 gene encoding expansin-A28: MGTTVAQLKPLAVVVVVLALLVAAARADYWNWNSGTATFYGGADGSGTMGGACGYDNLYNAGYGVLNAALSQVLFNDGASCGQCYAIKCDATKSVWCKPGNTVTVTATNLCPPNYALPNGGWCGPPRPHFDMSQPAWENIGIYRGGIIPVVYQRVRCSRQGGVRFRITGSQYFQLILITNVGGSGSIQSMSVKGTNTGWIGMTRNWGAQWQSNSALLKQALSFMVTSTGGQTLYVNNVVPAWWVLGMTFATNAQFDY, translated from the exons ATGGGCACCACGGTGGCGCAGCTCAAGCCCTTGGCcgtggtcgtcgtcgtccttgcGCTGCTGGTCGCGGCGGCAAGGGCGGACTACTGGAACTGGAACAGTGGGACGGCGACGTTCTACGGCGGCGCCGACGGCTCCGGCACCATGG GTGGCGCGTGCGGCTACGACAACCTGTACAACGCGGGCTATGGAGTGCTCAACGCCGCGCTGAGCCAGGTGCTGTTCAACGACGGCGCCTCCTGTGGCCAGTGCTACGCCATCAAGTGTGACGCCACCAAGTCCGTGTGGTGCAAGCCCGGCAACACCGTCACCGTCACCGCCACCAACCTGTGCCCACCCAACTACGCGCTCCCCAACGGCGGCTGGTGCGGCCCGCCGCGCCCCCACTTCGACATGTCCCAGCCAGCGTGGGAGAACATCGGCATCTACCGCGGCGGCATCATCCCCGTCGTCTACCAACG GGTGCGATGCTCGAGGCAGGGAGGCGTGAGGTTCAGAATCACCGGGTCCCAGTACTTCCAGCTGATTCTCATCACCAATGTCGGCGGCAGTGGATCCATCCAGTCCATGTCCGTGAAGGGGACCAACACCGGGTGGATTGGCATGACGCGGAACTGGGGCGCGCAATGGCAGAGCAACTCGGCGCTCCTTAAGCAGGCGCTCTCCTTCATGGTCACCTCCACCGGCGGCCAGACGCTGTACGTCAACAACGTCGTGCCGGCGTGGTGGGTGCTGGGCATGACCTTCGCCACCAACGCGCAGTTTGACTATTAG
- the LOC8064866 gene encoding expansin-A31, giving the protein MDTSSRSLIILCTVLAACLRLAAAGWSQGTATFYGDADGSGTMGGACGYGNLYNAGYGINNAALSQTLFNNGASCGQCYLITCDRSRSGGQWCKPGSSITVSATNLCPPNYGLPNGGWCGPGRPHFDMSQPAWEHIGVVQAGIIPVLYQQVRCTRTGGVRFSIAGSQYFLLVNIQNVGGSGAVGAAWVKGDKTGWIQMSRNWGANWQALSGLVGQGLSFAVTTTGGQYLQFMYVVPGWWQFGMTFGTNRNFAY; this is encoded by the exons ATGGATACGTCGTCCAGATCCCTGATAATCCTGTGCACAGTCCTTGCAGCGTGCCTTAGGCTCGCCGCCGCTGGCTGGTCTCAGGGCACCGCGACGTTCTACGGCGATGCCGACGGATCCGGCACCATGG GTGGCGCGTGCGGGTACGGCAACCTGTACAACGCCGGGTACGGCATCAACAACGCGGCGCTGAGCCAGACGCTGTTCAACAACGGCGCGTCGTGCGGGCAGTGCTACCTGATCACGTGCGACAGGTCACGGTCCGGCGGGCAGTGGTGCAAGCCGGGCAGCTCCATCACGGTGTCGGCCACCAACCTGTGCCCGCCCAACTACGGGCTCCCCAACGGCGGGTGGTGCGGCCCGGGCCGCCCGCACTTCGACATGTCGCAGCCGGCGTGGGAGCACATCGGCGTCGTGCAGGCCGGCATCATCCCCGTCCTGTACCAGCAGGTCAGGTGCACCCGCACCGGCGGCGTGCGCTTCAGCATCGCCGGCTCCCAGTATTTCCTGCTCGTCAACATCCAGAACGTCGGCGGCAGCGGCGCCGTGGGCGCCGCCTGGGTGAAGGGCGACAAGACCGGGTGGATCCAGATGTCCAGGAACTGGGGGGCTAACTGGCAGGCGCTGTCGGGACTCGTCGGCCAAGGGCTCAGCTTCGCCGTCACCACCACCGGCGGGCAGTACCTGCAGTTCATGTACGTCGTGCCGGGGTGGTGGCAGTTCGGCATGACCTTCGGCACCAACAGAAATTTCGCCTACTAA